AGCAGGCACCGGTTCTTCGGGCGCACGGCGATCATCGAGGTGCCCGAATCGACCGCGATCGAGATCGACGACGCGGACCAGCTCGCACGCGCCGACGCCCTCGCCTCGCTCGTCGAGGCGCCCGTCGCCGACCTCATCGAGGTGGATGCCGTGGTCACCGATTTCGATGGGGTGCACACCGACGACACCGCCTGGACCGACGCCGACGGCCGTGAGCTCGTGCGCGTGAGCCGCAGCGACGGCATGGGGGTCGGGCTTCTCCGCCGCGCCGGCATCCCGGTGCTCATCCTCTCGACCGAGCGCAACCCGGTCGTGCGGGCGCGCGCTGACAAGCTCCGCGTGCCGGTGCTGCAGGACGTCGACGACAAGGCCGCGGCGCTGACCGCGTGGGCAGGAGACACCGGCATCCCCCTCGCCCGCATCGCGTACCTCGGCAACGACGTCAACGACCTGCCAGCCCTGGCCCTGGTCGGCTGGCCCGTCGCCACCGCCGACGCCCACCCCGACGTGCGGGCGGCGGCGCGCGCGGTGCTCACCCGCCGCGGCGGCGACGGCGCGGTCCGCGAGCTCGCGAACCTCGTCCTCGCCGGTACCCGCACCCCGTCGCCGGCTTCCGCGGACACGCGCGACCGACCCGCATGACGCTCAGCGGCCAGTCGCGCGATACCCGCGATTCACACCTCGTTCACGGTCGAAGCGCACGCTGAAGCCAACATCCGACGAGAGGAGACGTCATGACCGTCAGCATCGGATCGCACGTGGTAGGTGGCGGAAACCCCGTCTACGTGATCGCTGAGATCGGCCTGAACCACAACGGCGACGTCGAGATCGCCAAGCAGCTCATCGACGTGGCCGCCCGTGCCGGCGCGAACGCCGTCAAGTTCCAGAAGCGCACGCCCGAGATCGCCACCCCGCCGCACATGCGCGACACGCCGCGCGAGACCCCGTGGGGCACGATGAGCTATCTCGAGTACCGCTACCGCGTCGAGTTCGACCGTGACCAGTACATCGAGATCGGCGATCACGCGACCCTGCAGGGCCTGGACTGGTTCGCGTCGCCGTGGGATGTCCCCAGCGTCGACTTCCTCGAGGACCTCGGCGTCGCCGCGCACAAGGTGGCCTCGGCGAGCCTCACCGACATCGAGCTGCTGACCGCGCTGCGCGACACCGGCAAGCCGATCATCCTGTCGACCGGCATGTCGACGGTCGACCAGATCGACCGGGCCATGGCCACGCTCGACACCGACAGGGTCGTGCTCATGCACGCCACCTCGACCTACCCGATGGAGCCCGAAGAGGCCAACATCAAGATGATCGCGACGCTGCGCGACCGCTACGCCGGCGTCCCGGTCGGATACTCGGGGCACGAGCGCGGCCTGCAGATCTCGCTGGCCGCCGTGGCCCTGGGCGCCGTCGCGGTCGAACGCCACATCACGCTCGACCGCACGATGTGGGGCTCCGACCACGCGGCATCCCTCGAACCGGCGGGCCTCGACCACCTCGTCCGCGACATCCGCGTGATCGAGACCGCGCTGGGTGATGGCGTCAAGCGCATCTATGAGGGCGAGCACGCGCCGATGGCGAAGCTGCGTCGCGTCCCGGCATGATGACGCGGCCCGATCGCTCCCCGCGCCTGCGGGTGGTCGCGATCGCCGATGCCGACTCGTTCGTGAAGTGGTCCGCTGCGCTGGTCGACTCGATTCCGGATGCCAGCCGGCACCTGCTGCTCGTGCGCACGCCCCTGCTGGTCAGCGCCGATCAAGAGCACGCCGCGCTGGCCGGCACCGGGTTCACCGAGGGCTCGGTGACGCGGCTGGAATACGACGGGCTGGCCGCATGGCTGGCCCGCGACCGCCCGGACGTCGTCGTGATCTCGGGGCGCGGTCCGTTCGTGCGGGTCGTGCAGCGGCAGATCGACCGCGTCCACCCGCGGCCGGTCGTGGTCACGGGACTGCCGGGCATGTCGATCCCCGCGCAGCGCGGCGCCCTGCTCTACCGGCGCCACAGCGACCTGATGGTGGTGCACTCCCGACGCGAGATGCGCGCGTTCGACGAGCTCGGCCGGCGCCTGGGCGCGCCCGTGAACCTGGCACTGGCGACCCTTCCGTACGCGCGGCGGAAGGATGCCGGCAGCTCCGGCACCGACCTCGTCTTCGCCGCGCAGGCGATCGTGCCCCGCGCCGCCGAAGACCGCCGGGCGATCGCCGACCTGCTCCGCCGGGCGGCGCTGGCCGACCCGGACCGCCGCGTCGTGGTGAAGCTGCGTTCACGACCCGAGCGCGGCGAGACCGAGGCGCACCAGGAGCTGTCCAGGTACCCGGAGCTGCTCCACGACCGGCCCGCGAACCTGGTCTTCTCGTACGAGCCGATGGCCGAGGCGCTCACGCGCGCCGAGGGCCTGGTCACGATCAGCTCGACGGCGGCGATCGAGGCGATGGCCCGGGGCATCCCGGTCATCGCGCTCGACATGTTCGGGGTGAAGAAAGCCCACCTGAACACGGTGTTCGCCGGCAGCGGCGTCTTCGGCGGGGCCGAGGATGTCATCGCGCGTCGCTTCCGGCATCCACACCCCCTCTGGATGCGCGACAACTACTTCCACGATCCGGCGGAGTCCACCTGCTGGGGTCAGGTGCACGATCTCGTCGCCCGCCGGCGCTACGGGCAACTGCCGGCGCGCCCGATCCCGCAGCCGCGCGGCGGCCCCCTGCACCTGGCGTGGCAGCGCAAGAGCGTGCTCGGCGCCGACGACCACACCCTCGCGGGCGCCGTCGCGGTGGCCGTTGCGGCGCCGGTGGTGCGCGCGATCCTCACGCTGCGGCGGTTCCGCGGCCGCAACGGGGCGATGACCTGGTCGGACGACACGACCGACTTCACCGTCAGCCCGGCACGTCACCAGGACCCGATCGTCCGCCGCCGGCAGACCGCTCTGGTCGCCGTCGACTGACGTCGTCAGCCGAACACGACGCGCAGCTGCATCAGGACGAACACGACGATGACGATCCCCATGACGAGGAACGTCTTCCACGGGATGCCGCGTGCCAGACGCCGCCCCGGTGCGGCCACGCCCGGCGGTGGGCGCAGCGCCGTGGTGGGTGCGGCGAAGGGGATGGATGCCGGTGTCCCGGCCGGTGACGTCGCGGGCACCGCCGCGGGTGTGCCCGCCGCGTGCACCGCCGCCGGGGCCGTGAGCCGGTCGTCGCGCCAGCGCTCCCACTGCGCGAACTTGTCCAGCAGCGCGCCGACGACCGAGAACAGCCACGCCCAGACCTGCGGGTCGAGGGTGGAGAACTCGCGCTTGGCGTACAGGAACAGCCAGTCATCGACGATCTCGACGTCGAGCGCGGCGGCGTTGTCGATGAACCGGGCCATGATGTCGGGCGTGAACAGGTAGAGCGCATCCGCTTCGTAGCCCCGCGGGCAGTACAGCGCGAAGTACTTGTCGAAGTCGCCTTCGAGGCTGAGGCGCTGGTCTTTGTCGAACGAGGCCGGCAGGTTCGAGCCGAACAGCCCGTTGTTGCCCATGGCATCCAGCACGATGTGCGGCAGCGGCGACGAGAGTTTGACGGCGATGTAGCCCCAGTGATGGGTCGTCTCGTTCTTGCCCGAGCCGGTCGTGTAGCGGTAGTTGCCGAACTCGACGAACCGGGGGCGGTCGCCGCGCACGATGTCGGTGGCCGTGCGGTCGCGGCCGAGGTCGAAGACCATGCCGGGCAGTGGCGGGGCCGGGGACCGCGCATGCCATTGCATGCCGTTGGCCCGTGCGAACCGGTCGAGGCGGTACCAGCGTTCGTGGCGGCTCCCGCCGAACCTGCGGACCACGGTTGTCACGATCACCGCCACGACGATCAGGACGAACAGGAGCGGCATGGCCGAGAACCCGAGTCCCGGGCCGAAGCCCTGCGAACTGACCATGGTCACCGCGATCGAGAAGAACGAGCTGAGCATCCCGAACCCGACGACGAAGACGATCACGATCGCGACGATGCCGCCCCAGTTCGCCGTCGACGTCACCCGGCCCTCGTTCTTGAGCTGCTGCGCATAGGCGCGGGCCGCGGCCTTGTCCACCGGCTCGGTCAGCGGGCGCGCGTCGAAGGGGTACGCCGCGGGTGGCGGTTCAGGTGTCGTCATCAGCGGCCAGGCTACCGGGCGATCCCCCGGCGCCGGGCACTCATCCGTCGCGTATGGTCGCCATTCGCTGCCGTGGCGGCATTTCGGGCCGGATGAACGGCGCGGGGCCAGGCTCATCCGTCGCGTATGGTCGCCATTCGCCGACGTAGCGGCATTTCGTGCCGGATGAACCGCCGGGCCGGATGAACCGCCGGGCGCGGGGGAAGGGCACCGAGGGCAGCGGCGGCAGCGGCCCCGTCAGCGGTTGACCTCGTCGCCGTCCCAGCTCAGATCCGCGCCCTCGCGAAGGGGCAGGGCCTCGACCCGGTCGTCCGCGACGAGGGCGCGGATCAGCTCGCCGCTACCGCCGACGATCGTGGAGTCGTAGTCGACCTCGGTGACCAGGACCCACGCGTGGTCATCGGGCCAGAGCAGGCTCGGGGAGTGCGCGGACGGGTCGAACCCGTGACCCTCGGCGATGCGGTCGCGCCACGGCACGTGCAGGAACCAGTCCGGACCCGCCAGTTCGCGCACGCCGCCGCGGAACAGCACATGGCCGCGTCCGGGCAGCTCGAGGCGTGCCCCCTCGGAGATCTCGCGGGAGAGGATCCCCTCCTGCCACGTGGCCTTGCGGTACGGGTTGTTGAACGGATCCTTCAGCGAGTGGCCGAGCATCTGGTTGTGGTGGGAGAGGGTCGCATCGGCCGGGTCGCCCATCTGGAAGAACGCGCGCGACGGGGCATCGCCCATGTGGCCGAGCAGTGCGCCGTCACCTTCCCACAGGGCGACGCAGCCGTCGTCCGGGGTCGAGGTGTGCGCGGCCAGGATTTCGGCGACGACACCGACCAGCTCCTCCCCCAGTTCACCTTCAGCCGGCGCGTTGAACCAGCGCCCGTCGGGCGCCGCCACCTGCTGCCAGTCGTTCGCGTCGGCGGGGGTGCGCACCAGGCGCCCCCACTGCGCCGTCGCGTGGAACTCGGTGCCGAAGGCGGCGGCGGTCTCGGCCCAGGTGACGGGCCGGTCGGTGATCCGCCCCATGAGCGGCTCGTGCTGCTCCCACGTCATCGCCTGCCACTCGTCGAACGTC
This DNA window, taken from Microbacterium invictum, encodes the following:
- a CDS encoding acylneuraminate cytidylyltransferase yields the protein MTVRTGPQVVAVIPARGGSKGVPRKNLRPVAGVPLIVRAVRAARRAGSVDLVVVSTDDAEIAAVAAAAGARIVSRPEDLADDTAASETALIHALDVLAIDGIDPRIVVFVQATSPFIPRAGIDQAVAAVRDGYDSAFSAHETYGFLWRRADGAAAAVNHDAAHRPRRQDREPHYLETGAFYAFDAAGFRRSRHRFFGRTAIIEVPESTAIEIDDADQLARADALASLVEAPVADLIEVDAVVTDFDGVHTDDTAWTDADGRELVRVSRSDGMGVGLLRRAGIPVLILSTERNPVVRARADKLRVPVLQDVDDKAAALTAWAGDTGIPLARIAYLGNDVNDLPALALVGWPVATADAHPDVRAAARAVLTRRGGDGAVRELANLVLAGTRTPSPASADTRDRPA
- a CDS encoding N-acetylneuraminate synthase family protein, coding for MTVSIGSHVVGGGNPVYVIAEIGLNHNGDVEIAKQLIDVAARAGANAVKFQKRTPEIATPPHMRDTPRETPWGTMSYLEYRYRVEFDRDQYIEIGDHATLQGLDWFASPWDVPSVDFLEDLGVAAHKVASASLTDIELLTALRDTGKPIILSTGMSTVDQIDRAMATLDTDRVVLMHATSTYPMEPEEANIKMIATLRDRYAGVPVGYSGHERGLQISLAAVALGAVAVERHITLDRTMWGSDHAASLEPAGLDHLVRDIRVIETALGDGVKRIYEGEHAPMAKLRRVPA
- a CDS encoding DUF6716 putative glycosyltransferase is translated as MMTRPDRSPRLRVVAIADADSFVKWSAALVDSIPDASRHLLLVRTPLLVSADQEHAALAGTGFTEGSVTRLEYDGLAAWLARDRPDVVVISGRGPFVRVVQRQIDRVHPRPVVVTGLPGMSIPAQRGALLYRRHSDLMVVHSRREMRAFDELGRRLGAPVNLALATLPYARRKDAGSSGTDLVFAAQAIVPRAAEDRRAIADLLRRAALADPDRRVVVKLRSRPERGETEAHQELSRYPELLHDRPANLVFSYEPMAEALTRAEGLVTISSTAAIEAMARGIPVIALDMFGVKKAHLNTVFAGSGVFGGAEDVIARRFRHPHPLWMRDNYFHDPAESTCWGQVHDLVARRRYGQLPARPIPQPRGGPLHLAWQRKSVLGADDHTLAGAVAVAVAAPVVRAILTLRRFRGRNGAMTWSDDTTDFTVSPARHQDPIVRRRQTALVAVD